taatgtattgtttagtgttgtgttgtgtagtggctttgatGGCATGCATTCCACAGTTTTTTGCCCCACCCAGATTTACATGCTGAAATCGCCGCTGATTGTTAGAACTCAAATACTTTGCATTCTTGCTCACATTCTTTGCAATCGGTACAATGTCAACAGTAATGATTTATTTGCTTGTTGCCATCTTTATAATAACACAGTAAGCCTCTTCTGACCTggattgacattttttttttaaattaattaatgGCTCTGCCCTAATCCACTTGTTGTTTGATTTGGCAGGCTATTGATCATGGTGTGACCCTCTATTTGTATTGTCTTCCAACACAACCTTTGAATACAGTTCGAATACGTTGAATACAGAAAAACACTTTACTGTTTTCTCTGCGACAGTTATTTAGATAGGCCCATTGAGTTAGCGCTGTTTGATATCTATGGATAGGTCAGCTTGCGCACATTGACCTCCATCACTGCATCACTTACTTGATGTGTGACACCTGTCATGCAGTAAGTACTCCATTGTATTCCGTAAATATCTCATATAGCCTATTGTTCATGTACTGGACAGAGGTGTGCAGAGACGGATGACCCCTAGACTAAATGCCAGATGTAAGGGCTTAACTGACACACCCCCAGGCCTCCTTGGCACAGTCCTGGGATTCTGGATGCCTGTAGACTTGAAAAGGCCAATCCCATTTTAAATCAAGCAGAGGATTCCACTTAAATCCCTACTGACTTCCCATTTTGGATTAGGCATAGGATTTTCTTCTGAAAGGTCCGGGGTATTTCCCATTCTGATTCAGGCACAGTTCGTCTTAAGCCTGTTGGGCTCGCCAATAGACTCAGGCAGTGGAACTAAGCAGCCTTGAACGTTTACTCTGGTGGTGGACCGTGCAGGTATTTTTAGAAGCGGTGGCAGTCACACTATTATGATGTATCATTCCTGAGGTATTCGTTGGACATGCCTTGAGTAATACTGTTAACGACGTGTATATTTAAGCGGAGCCTTCAAAAGTTACACCCGGCAAAAGACATTCATGAGATTTTTTCAGTTGACAGAAACTTCCGCAGTTTCTGACTCGGTCGGTTGACCTGTAGCTATGGTTGTGTGGTGGACCTGGAAAACAGTACTGAGATTATGTTTTTCTTAGCCTTTGATGACCCAGACATATTGATTGAAACAACCCGTTTAGAAGTGCACCCTCGGTTCTTGTGCAATCAGTATGGCCTACACTTAGCACAGTATACACTTTCCCTTGAACTCAGTATCTACCGTGTGGTGGAATATATTTGGTACATGATCTAACATACATGAACCGTTTAACTACATGCCATGCAGGACGTTTAGAGGGGGAAAGAATCAGGCGAGAGATCAGATGCTACACGTTTATAATTTCATTGGATCTAATACAATGTATACAATTCTCTCATAGAGTAAACATTTCTAAGGTAACCAAATCATTATTCTGTAACAAGCACACATTCTTGCTGCGTTTTCTTCAATGTTGGTAAAGCATGGCCCTGTTCTGGACCCCACATACAAGATCTCGCCATGTTTAAACCCAGTATATAGTTAGGCTACACATGCTAAAGTTACCTTGAATCTTTTTACAGTAGAATTAACAGGTAAAGTCCAAGGCAAACAGGAATATCCCTCAGAAATACAAAATACAGTAGAGCAAAAGTTAGAGATCAAGTAATATAGTGTAGGTATACACCGTTGAATGTAAATTAAACACTGAAGGTCTTGGATCCAAAAGGAAAACCAGGACCATTGACTTGAAACATAGCACTACTTTACCTAGAGATAATATCTACAGTAGCACAGAAATGGAATGTTCTAGGATATTACTTTGTTTTACCTTTTAtataaccaggcaagtcagtaaagaacaaatttgtatttacaatgacagcctacttgtAAAGATAAGGCTTATGTATGGTGTTTTTTCATTCAGTACATGACAAGGGAATATCAACATTTAATGTACACAAAGCACTCCTATAGTTTTTGGGGTTTCACGCCTCAAAATACTCTTCCTTGTAACTTCTTTGGAGAAGCCTTTCATTGCTCATGTTACTTCATTGTGTTTTGAAATGCAATCAACTTATCAACTACAGTATATCCTCCTTCCTTAATACCATTTCCTATGTCTTTCTAGTTGGGAATGACATCAGTCGCTTTGTTGAAGTTATGTGGGATTTATGGTTTAGAACAAGGAATTTTTACAATGAAAATATGACCAGCTTTTGGAATATGGGCTTTTCATTTGGGAGCTGCTGAGGTGGAACTCTGCTCTTAGGTATTCTAGGGGAATAGTGGATGTCATGGTGGAATGTGGCAGAAAGTAAGAGCATCCTGTTTCACCGAATAGCCTCAGAGAGCCAAAAATATGTTTTAGGGACTTGTCAATTGAGAAAAAGCTAATATGAACTATTAGTGATCATCGAGAGGCTCAGTTTCAAGGTTAATGACCCAGGAAGCAGGCAAAACTGGACGTCGGTTCCACCAGCCCACTGGGGATGTTTGTTTGTCGGTCAAAGTTTTGGTCAAATGTAGGCTAAGTAAATGTCTACAGGTTAGTAATTAGTTCAGAAGATAAGTCATTGACTGAGGGACTACTAAGTAGACTACAACACTATTACCATGCAATATCCCCATAGACCCTTTGGATAACTTTGgcagttttttttattattttatattattttattttttacaaggaAGCAAgttacagatacagtacagttGGCTAAGTCCGCAATAATTATCTTTGGCCCGGCTCATGTCAGGTCATGTCACACATCGACCCAAATGTCTTTGATATTGTGATTCTGAATGGTAATGTAGCACAGCGGGTTTTCTATCTACTTTGTCCCCAGGCAGGGAGGTGTGAATGTTCAATGTTGCCTAATGAAATTAGATGTTTCTGTCCCAGGATGTACTACCCCATGGCAGCAATCACAGCACAACCGTGTTGAAGGGCATTGCTATGTTGGGCTTAGTTGGACTTGCTACAGTATGTGCTCTGCTGCTCTGGATAACAGCCAGAGGAAAGACCTTGAATTACTTCTAGGCTCCTCTGTCAAACCAGaggggtatgagagagagagagagtgaatggtaAAAGCTGTGTGCCTTACGGACACAATGTGGCTTTTTGTGAGAGCAAATCAGTTGCGACACAAATGTAGCTGGAACTCCCAAGCTCTCTGTCACTCACACcgtctctgctccctctccctctagtcGATCTGCTCACATCTCTGCTGACAAAAAGAGCTGCCTATCATTTGTAGGAGTCCGTTTTTAGACAACCTGTCCTGCACTCTTCTTTCAGTTCTTGAAAGAGAGGAAGCAGGACAACTGCTGCCCACGTCCGTCTGGTTTACCCCCTCGGCACTGTCCCCTCGCCTCGCTCTACAGGAAGCTAACTGTGCCAGTGTACTGTTAACACCAATAATGAATGTCCCGGCGAGATGAATCCTCCCTGGAGTCAATTAGTAACCAAACTCTCTCAGGGGGATTAAGTGCACTATCCATTTCTAGAAATGACAAACGACCGACCTTGCTGATCAGACTGTCCTGTGTTCAAGGGCCGTCTtctctcctatactccctgtggTCCACAGGTTAAGCCTGAGTCggtcaatcaaccaatcacatcatAGATCATAGCCCGAGGGAACCCATCACCGATCTTTTCCACCCGTTTGCAATACAGTACAATCAAATCGCTGTAGGGATGTTAACAGTCTtgtccatgtagtgtatgtggaagGTATGTAGGAGTATGATGCACTAGGGAGTTTGTCCACATAATAACACAAATGAATGATTCCTTGGCTCGTATACTGCTTCATCGATGACGTCGAACCTGATAACTGGCTCTGCCAGAGTAAAAGTCAAGGGTGTTCACTTATACTGGAGGGAGTCCATGTATGACCAGGATGCTATCTCTCAGTGAGGATTCCAATGCTATTATATAGACGTCTGGCGTTTCTTCGAACGTTTCAGCCAGCTAGCCATTACAGAGGCTGTCTAGAGcgtgttttttttttcatcattGCAGCCATAAAGTCCTCTTCCCTTCTAGCCGCGAGAAGTTGTCACGAGCCACACGTGCTACAATCATGCAAAGTCACACTACAATAGTCCATGAAACAGTCAGGCGGGTTAACTACAGTAATGCTCCCACTGAGATCTGTGTATTTACttgtatgttttatttcatcAATGCAGTATAAAAACTTGGAGATATTTGTGTGACAACTAGACAGTATTTGTGGTCAGTCACACATCTAGGCTATTCTAAGATCGCCCCCCTCATCTGGGAGTTtgtatctctgtctccttctaaAAACAATCCCCCAAAAAGcacaggagaagaagaaaaaaaaacactttttttgggggggggcacaatgAGTGTATAGCACCACTATAAACAACACAATACTGCCAACATGCAGTCTTTTGGTTGGAAAGAAATCCTGTATATAGAAGCATATTCATACAAACATGAGAGCAGCAGCACTGGCGTCTTAGTACTTCAGCCCCAGCTGGAGAAACAAGATTATCCTATCAGCAGTGTACAGAGTCCTGAGCCCAGCTATGATGCCAGTCCCCCTGGACAAataagccagagagagagagagcttccaGTCAGAGAATGGGGGGgagcggagaggagggagagaaggggggggggggggggggggggggggggggggataacggTAAAGCACATCTATTCTATTCTGGGCTCCTCTCAGAGGTACAGTTTATTCTTTCAAAAGTAATCTCTCTTTTCACTTCATGTCTCCAAGTGTTGTGAAAAGCTGCGGCTTATCATCAATtggtaattctctctctctctctctctctctctcatacacactccCAATAGTCATTATTTTCCACAGCTGCTGCTGAATGGTCGATGGTGAGTCATGTTAGGACACTTAACTCATGCGTAAAGATGTTCTGTTTTTTGTTTCAAAGATGCTAAGAGATGGAAATCAGAGTTCAACTAGACTACACTAAACCAACGTTGTCCTGTTTTGAGAAGAATGATTACAACACTTTTATTCGGGAGTCTGTTGTTTGCCACCTGTCATTTAAAGCAAGAGCATCTGCCTAACTTCACATAAACGTAAAATACACACATGTGCTCAAAAAGATGCATACAGACATACTCTCACACACGAAAACAAACAATAGTAAAATAGCAAAATTCTATGGTTTCCTTTTATCTTTTTCATATCAAGCAAGTACCGTTAGCCTCACGTGAAGTGAGGCTTTAGGGTTAAGTCCTTTCCTTCCATAGTTGTAACTAAACAGCACCAGTAGAATTTGGCTGGCCCTAAGCCCTAGCCCTGGCCCCCAGGGGCCCAGCCAgtcccctcctcactctctcatGGTTGCAGTCATTAGCTGGTGGCAGTCCAGTTCCCCCCGCAGCTCCATGGGCCCTGGCAGCCTCATGCCTGTCTTCTGGTCGACACACCAGCACTTTCCTCGCTGCCCGTCACGTGCTGGCTGGCACTGTAGACACAAGAAACAAGACAGGTGTCAGTCACAAGCCAAATGGCATTTGTTGCACGATAGGCATATGATACAAATAAAATCAGATCAATGGCATAAGGTAGGGGCCTCCAAATACATTCAGCAATGTAATTTttccttgagcggatggtcgCGGGCTGGAACATAGTTATAaatcatttgtacactgcaaattggcCGCAACAATCTCAAACAGATATATTTCATTTCAAACCTTGTTTACATTGTGATACGATCACATATGTCTCTCTAtttatgcatgggaatacttgggaacagatttcctaaattaaaatcactttgagctgatttcctggtgattCTATAGTATTTTATGTCCaccaacaaaatatatatttttggttcaGAAAACTGCAGGTACTCTGGCATAAGCTGTTGTAGTTTCTTCATAGCACTTAAGTTCCCTTGTAGCTGGATTACTTAACGGTGAAACGCCACGTCCGTTtgtgatattacaacaacaaagaagttactgcaaacagCAAACACTTTTTGTCATCCTCGGACATCATTGCAAGCAACGAAAGAAGAGCGCAATATGTactgcaatatttttttttaccatgccGCACGACTCTCTTCAGCTccggaaacaaaaacaaaaacaataacaacagtgGTAGGGCGGTCAGTGGCGATGTTTCCACCCTACTGCGGATTCCATCTTTAAGGTACCTTCAAATTCAAACCTGAGGTACCTTCAAATTCAAACCTGAGGTACCTTCACATTCAAACCTGAGGTACCTTCAAATTCAAACCTGAGGTACCTTCAAATTCAAACCACTGTTATATTTGACATTGTTCCCTTTGTTAATCACTTTCTCTCAAGCCCCTCAATCTCACCAGTGTGAATGTGGATCAATTGAATAGAATCTCAAAGTTGTATGAATCACAACCACTGAGTGATACATATCTGTATGTAGCCTGGGGTGGTTTTGAAACACCCCATCAGCCTGGCTCAACTTTCCTATTGAGATTCCTCCTGTGCAATGAAAAGGTGCCAGATGACCTCTCATAACCTTAGTTATACTCACAAAGGGTGCCGTGAAGCTCTACCACAATGCAGTTATAGTTCAACAGTGAACAGATGCCTtttacacactataaagagcagaCAAGGGTACATTAACTGTGTTACACAATCAAGCCTGAGCCCAGACTCTGATGCCCTTGGCAGGGTAAGACTTTTACCACTGACTGACTCTGCTACGCCTGTTGCTTCGTAGCGTATTCTGCTCTACAGAGCAACGAGCCTTATCGAGCTCCATGTTCTCGGATTCTTCCCCGTCTTATCTACAAAGCCGCCCATTTCAGACATAGCGGAGAAATAATTGCTTTTCGAAAAGCTAATGACATCTATCACTGTAGTGAAGCGATTACTGTCAACCCTTTTAGGTTAACCACTGTGTCGTGTTGTACGTGCACGGTTCAGCACGGTTTTTCTTTGGTAAATGTTTGCTTGTCTGTAGATGTGGAGTCTTGGCAGGAGAAAATGCTCACAGAAAACAATGCTGTTACAGGGCCATTGTGGTGTTTTGGCTAATAGAGCCGTGACAATGTTAGAGGGGTTTGTTTGCGTGGTGTGTTCTTATGCGCCTGTCTGATACCAGATCGAGTGAATGATAAAGACCTTCTACACAGACTACCTGGATAAAtgtctgcatccaaaatggcacgaTATTCCTTGTAGTGGTCTACTTTTTTGGCCGtggccaatagggctctggttaaaaaaTAGTGCATAAATGGCATAAATAAGGTGCCATTTCATAGTATGTCGGAGTACTTCCTGAATAGTGCATAATATAGATGCCATTGGGATAAGGACTCCTTGTCAGTCGACAAACCTGCTTGGCATGGAAGTCTCCGTTCTTGTCACAGTTGGGTATGGGGATACTGTAGAGATCCTCATGGGTGCGACTGTTGGACACCAGTCGGTCCAGCGCTCTCTGCAGCTCAGCACGACATGGAGCCTGAGGACGACCAGTGGAATTAGTCGGAAATCTGTTCAGcgatcattccactccttgccactcctgtTATGTTAATCTTTGGCATATGACGCGGAGAataaggagtggaatgttagctaaacagactggtatCCAGGCTAGTGCGGCCCATGTAGATGTTTGGGCATGTACGCCCATGTATGCTTATATACGTCCATGTAGGTATCTGGAAATGGCAAAGAGTTTTATACGACCCTTTGTTGTTGATTTCAGTGAACACATGGGTTTACGTTTCATGAGATGACCATTGAATGATGAGGGCTGAAAATAGCGAATAGGTTACATGCCGTTTGTAACCCAACTGCTAAACTCATGGATTTGGATCTGTAAAATAGTAATTGAAAACACCTGTTAGACCTGTGTCGGTCTAGTAACAAGACTGAACTGGACTCTAGTTGAAAGCTATGGGGTGACATTCTTTTTTATATCCAGCACCTGCTCAAATACTTTAAATGTGCGTATGTAATGTTTTCCTACACGTAACCTTTAGCTGTAGTCTTTTCCTATACGGAGGTGAACGGTGGTTGGTGCGCTCACcagggcagcctttgggtcctcccTGGCGTTGTTGCTTCTCTGATTAGTGGATTTGGCGGGGTGGCGGGCCAGGGTCTTCTGGATGCAGCGCTTGTCCTGGGGACTGCAGCGGATGTTGCTGTTGTTGGGGTGCTCAGGGATGGTCTCATCGTGCCTGTCCATCGCTGTGGGACACAACAGTTAACACTGAGTCGCAACACTACAAGTCACCAACATTTTAATGAAGCCTTTATTTATCCCGTAAGTCCCATCAATGTCAATagaccttctttttttttttaccagggaaACCTCTAGAGCTACAACCTACACAACACATGAAAGACTCGCAATCCCAACCCGTACAAGGCCGCAACTCatacagtggagagaacaagtatttgatacactgacgattttgcaggtttccctacttacaaagcatgtagaggtctgtaattttttttatcataggtacactttaactgtgagagacagaatctaaaacaaaaatccagaaaatcacattgtatgatttttatgtaattaatttgcattttattgcatgacataagtatttgatcacctaccaaccagtaagaattccggctctcacagacctgttcgtttttctttaagaagccctcctgttctccactcattacctgtattaactgcacctgtttgaactcgttacctgtatgaaagacacctgtccacacactcaatcaatcagactccaacctctccacaatggccaagaccagagagctgtctaaggacatcagggatacaattgtagacctgcacaatgctaggatgggctacaggacaataggcaagcagcttggtgagaaggcaacaactgttggtgcaattattagaaaatggaagaagttcaagatgacggtcaatcaccctcggtctggggctccatgcaagatctcacctcgtggggcatcaatgatcatgaggaaggtgagggatcagcccagaactacacggcaggacctggtcaatgacctgaagagagctgggaccacagtctcaaagaaaaccattagtaacacactacgccgtcatggattaaaatcctgcagcgcacgcaaggtccccctgctcaagccagcgcatgtccaggcccgtctgaagtttgccaatgaccatctggatgatccagatgaggaatgggagaaggtcatgtggtctgatgagacataaaTTGggatttttggtctaaactccactcgccgtgtttggaggaagaagaaggatgagtacaaccccaagaacagcatcccaaccgtgaaacatagaggtggaaacatcattctttggggatgcttttctgcaaaaggggcaggacgactgcaccgtattgaggggaggatggatggggccatgtatcgcgagatcttggccaacaacctccttccctcagtaagagcattgaagatgggtcatggctgggtcttccagcatgacaacgacccaaaacacacagccagggcaactaagtagtggctccgtaagaagcatctcaggtcctggagtggcctagccagtctccagacctgaacccaatagaaaatatttgaagggagctgaaagtccgtattgcccagcgacagccccgaaacctgaaggatctggagaaggtctgtatggaggagtgggccaaaatccctgctccagtgtgtgcaaacctggtgaagaactacaggaaacgtatgatctctgtaattgcaaacaaaggtttctgtacgaaatattaagttctgcttttctgatgtatcaaatacttatgtcatgcaataaaattaattacttaaaaatcatacaatgtgattttctggattgttgttttagattccgtctctcatagttgaagtgtacctatgataaaaatgacagacctctacatgctttctaagtaggaaaacttgcaaaattggcagtgtattaaatacttgttctccccactgtatatgtcacAGCACAAGAGTTGAAACAATAGACCATGCCATTTTTGACGAGTTTCTCTGTCAATTACACCTTCTCTCAGAGGCTTTTCGCAATTTGTTGATtgcatgaaaatgtataatttcGTGTACCTAATTTACAGTATATCACTGATCTGACCCAACGCAAATGTTGTCATACCAACAGAGAGATATCTTTccataaatatgtgtgtgtgaccaataacatttgatttgatttgatgaaaacACCATGGTGAATTGTAGGCTAAGAACCAGGCTTAGCATCAAGGACAAACAGTGGTGTTCCCACTCAGAGGGGTACAATACAgtaaatgaccccccccccctctcctcactGCCTGCCTACCCATTGTGGCCTGTGCCACATTTACCTTGCAATAATTCTCCAGTTCTATGGCCCTGCAGGCAGCCAGCTGTTTCCTCAGGAAACTGCCCCCACCCCACTTCCATCTCCcctacagcaaaaaaaaaaacctCACTGTGCCAGATGGAGATTGGAAGAGGGTATTTTGCAGTGTCACAAGGTGCCGGTGGGCAA
This genomic stretch from Oncorhynchus clarkii lewisi isolate Uvic-CL-2024 chromosome 13, UVic_Ocla_1.0, whole genome shotgun sequence harbors:
- the LOC139424622 gene encoding insulin-like growth factor-binding protein 4 — encoded protein: MMRGGGTAIAPPCWGLWAVGALSLATLCLTEEAIRCPVCSEERLASCQLPDGSCEETVREAGCGCCPTCALAKGVHCGVYSPRCGTGLRCYPPRNVERPLHSLMHGQGVCTDERDVEENSAMDRHDETIPEHPNNSNIRCSPQDKRCIQKTLARHPAKSTNQRSNNAREDPKAALAPCRAELQRALDRLVSNSRTHEDLYSIPIPNCDKNGDFHAKQCQPARDGQRGKCWCVDQKTGMRLPGPMELRGELDCHQLMTATMRE